The following are encoded in a window of Elusimicrobiota bacterium genomic DNA:
- a CDS encoding DUF4855 domain-containing protein, whose product MLSIPKNVVLVYSDARENTRVSTDGFVPLVAEVDSAGTPISWFFDTFLMTGLVTPSGRGFIHHGGELALREEWDWFIDRMLGNGEQIKWLNDAVVNTAKVLKTSNTADIHRVNVILAIPYPASSGSCDNRLNLVKWYVDETLKRVQSAGFTNINFIGYYWIAESWRKEADGLIIPEVAKYVESKGYGLFWVPYSGAVVDGWKSLGFRNAMLQPNFAFRDVGLERFDEIEALRQNHGLTIELELASYTRGQKMDWKHSFIEYCKAALRYGWNTKYPVGYYVGNTFVTYAKDKELFMYYRLITKLVNGTLRLTDLDNL is encoded by the coding sequence ATGTTAAGTATTCCAAAAAACGTAGTGTTAGTATATTCCGACGCACGGGAAAACACAAGGGTCTCTACCGACGGGTTCGTTCCGTTAGTTGCAGAAGTTGATTCCGCTGGTACGCCGATAAGCTGGTTTTTCGATACGTTTTTAATGACTGGATTGGTCACCCCGTCGGGACGAGGATTTATCCACCACGGAGGCGAATTGGCGTTACGCGAAGAATGGGACTGGTTTATTGACCGTATGCTGGGTAACGGTGAGCAAATCAAGTGGTTGAACGACGCAGTGGTGAATACAGCAAAAGTGCTTAAAACGTCAAATACGGCGGACATCCATCGGGTAAATGTTATCCTCGCGATCCCATACCCCGCAAGCAGCGGAAGTTGTGATAACCGGCTTAACCTCGTAAAATGGTATGTTGACGAAACGTTGAAACGGGTTCAATCAGCTGGATTTACAAATATAAACTTCATCGGCTACTACTGGATAGCGGAAAGTTGGAGGAAAGAAGCTGACGGCCTGATTATCCCCGAGGTAGCGAAATACGTGGAGTCAAAAGGGTACGGCCTGTTTTGGGTACCCTACTCCGGTGCGGTGGTTGACGGATGGAAATCTTTGGGGTTCCGTAACGCGATGCTGCAGCCTAATTTTGCGTTCCGCGATGTTGGGCTTGAACGGTTTGACGAAATTGAAGCGTTACGCCAAAACCACGGGCTCACAATTGAACTCGAACTCGCATCCTATACCCGCGGGCAAAAGATGGACTGGAAACATTCGTTTATCGAGTATTGCAAAGCAGCCTTACGGTACGGGTGGAATACTAAATATCCGGTTGGGTATTACGTTGGAAATACGTTTGTAACTTACGCGAAAGATAAAGAGTTGTTCATGTATTATAGATTAATTACCAAACTTGTTAATGGAACGCTGAGATTGACCGATTTGGATAATCTGTAG